From Streptomyces sp. HUAS MG91, the proteins below share one genomic window:
- a CDS encoding cytochrome b/b6 domain-containing protein, translated as MNPRTPHIVNSPRTKRSSRTTGKSRRATTGVFGAAVLLLGPLIVVTGSDAFRAALDFTTGVLSLVSLSASVVWGLVASDRLFLTSRQRLLSQAVHRATAVASLGFLLLHVSVKLALAHVTLIGALIPFGTGVTGSSGLIGLGVLAGLLMVTTGITGALRSSMASPARLAARWRATHMLAYPAWCFALMHGLYAGRPPKTYVIVLYCLCLLAVAGAVALRAAPRPVKARVAARVLTLLDRDARTLRGTRGTSTLRTSDTRETSGTVPRPRPASEPPVRPAPSDAGFAAAYRAVSAAPRAEAITESIPYVQATPYAAPTEPLPPMDPAEPVDPLTAPLSAVEPAATQRWPAPSPPPPAEAPPSAYDPRYDTPYGGVPQYEATYGGPYGNDAPYGTHDPTGAPAAPPPPDPFQPPTSGEPWSTPYGGPQ; from the coding sequence ATGAACCCTCGAACCCCTCACATAGTGAACTCCCCTCGTACGAAACGGAGTTCACGCACCACCGGTAAGAGCCGCCGCGCGACCACGGGGGTGTTCGGCGCGGCGGTGCTCCTGCTCGGCCCCCTGATCGTGGTCACAGGGAGCGACGCCTTCAGGGCGGCGCTCGACTTCACCACAGGGGTGCTGTCCCTGGTGTCGCTCTCGGCATCCGTCGTCTGGGGCCTGGTGGCCTCGGACCGGCTGTTCCTCACCTCGCGGCAGCGGCTGCTGTCCCAGGCCGTCCACCGGGCCACCGCGGTCGCCTCGCTGGGCTTCCTGCTGCTGCACGTCAGCGTGAAGCTGGCACTCGCGCACGTGACACTCATCGGGGCGCTGATCCCCTTCGGCACGGGCGTCACCGGCAGCAGCGGACTGATCGGCCTCGGAGTGCTCGCCGGGCTCCTGATGGTGACCACCGGCATCACCGGCGCGCTGCGCAGCTCCATGGCCTCCCCGGCCCGGCTCGCCGCCCGCTGGCGCGCGACCCACATGCTCGCCTATCCGGCCTGGTGCTTCGCCCTGATGCACGGCCTGTACGCGGGCCGGCCGCCGAAGACGTACGTGATCGTCCTGTACTGCCTGTGCCTGCTCGCGGTCGCCGGAGCCGTGGCCCTGCGCGCGGCACCGCGGCCCGTGAAGGCCAGGGTCGCGGCCCGCGTCCTCACCCTCCTCGACCGGGACGCCCGCACGCTGCGCGGCACGCGCGGGACGAGCACGCTCCGGACGAGCGACACGCGTGAGACGAGCGGTACCGTCCCGCGCCCCCGGCCCGCGAGCGAGCCCCCGGTGCGGCCCGCGCCGTCCGACGCCGGTTTCGCGGCCGCGTACCGCGCCGTGTCGGCCGCCCCGCGCGCGGAGGCGATCACCGAATCGATCCCCTACGTGCAGGCGACGCCGTACGCGGCCCCCACGGAACCGCTCCCGCCGATGGATCCCGCGGAGCCCGTGGACCCGCTGACGGCTCCCCTGAGCGCCGTCGAACCGGCCGCCACCCAGCGCTGGCCCGCCCCCTCTCCCCCGCCCCCGGCCGAGGCCCCGCCGTCCGCGTACGACCCCAGGTACGACACGCCCTACGGAGGCGTGCCGCAGTACGAGGCCACCTATGGCGGCCCGTACGGAAACGACGCCCCCTACGGGACCCACGACCCGACCGGCGCCCCCGCCGCACCGCCGCCCCCCGACCCCTTCCAGCCGCCGACCTCCGGTGAGCCCTGGTCCACGCCCTACGGAGGACCGCAGTGA
- the leuS gene encoding leucine--tRNA ligase translates to MSETNTAAASEAAVAPHRYTAAMAADIEARWQDFWDEKGTYEAPNPSGDLAGETDEARAVAARPKKFIMDMFPYPSGAGLHVGHPLGYIATDVFARFQRMNGHNVLHTLGFDAFGLPAEQYAVQTGTHPRTSTEANMENMKAQLRALGLGHDKRRSFATIDPEYYKWTQWIFLQIFNSWYDDELKKARPIADLVAQFENGERAVPGGGSWSALSEAERADVLGEYRLAYASDAPVNWAPGLGTVLANEEVTADGRSERGNFPVFKAKLRQWNMRITAYADRLIDDLDGLDWPEAIKLQQRNWIGRSEGARIDFGFDSSDDVITVFSTRQDTLFGATYMVLAPEHDLVEKITPAAWPEGTHDVWTGGHATPAEAVAAYRKQAASKSDVERQAEAKDKTGVFTGAYATNPVSGEQVPVFIADYVLMGYGTGAIMAVPAHDARDFAFARAFELPMRCVVQPSDDRGTDTTTWDDAFVAYEAKLVNSSNDEVALDGLGVADAKARMTEWLARKGIGHGTVNFRLRDWLFSRQRYWGEPFPIVYDEDGIAHPLPESMLPLELPEVDDYTPRTFDPDDADTEPETPLSRNQDWVNVTLDLGDGRGPRPFRRETNTMPNWAGSCWYELRYLDPHNGERLVDPAVEQYWMGPREGQPTGGVDLYVGGAEHAVLHLLYARFWSKVLFDLGHISSAEPFHKLYNQGMIQAFVYRDARGIAVPAAEVEERDGAYYYQGEKVSRLLGKMGKSLKNAVTPDEICEEYGADTLRLYEMAMGPLDVSRPWDTRAVVGQFRLLQRLWRNIVDETTGEVTVVDAAEADIDEATLRALHKAIDGVRGDLEGMRFNTAIAKVTELNNHLVKSYAGGALPRSVAERLVLLVAPLAPHVAEELWRKLGHTDSVVHQDFPVADPAFVVDESVTCVVQIKGKVKARLEVSPSISDAELEKIALADEKVVAALDGAGIRKVIVRAPKLVNIVPA, encoded by the coding sequence ATGAGCGAGACGAACACCGCCGCCGCTTCCGAGGCGGCGGTCGCGCCGCACCGCTACACGGCGGCCATGGCCGCCGACATCGAGGCACGCTGGCAGGACTTCTGGGACGAGAAGGGCACCTACGAGGCGCCGAACCCGAGCGGTGACCTGGCCGGGGAGACCGACGAGGCCCGTGCCGTCGCCGCCCGCCCGAAGAAGTTCATCATGGACATGTTCCCGTACCCCTCGGGTGCGGGCCTGCACGTCGGCCACCCGCTGGGCTACATCGCCACGGACGTCTTCGCGCGCTTCCAGCGCATGAACGGCCACAACGTGCTGCACACCCTGGGCTTCGACGCGTTCGGCCTGCCGGCCGAGCAGTACGCCGTGCAGACGGGCACCCACCCGCGCACGTCGACCGAGGCCAACATGGAGAACATGAAGGCGCAGCTGCGCGCCCTGGGCCTGGGGCACGACAAGCGCCGGTCGTTCGCCACGATCGACCCGGAGTACTACAAGTGGACGCAGTGGATCTTCCTGCAGATCTTCAACTCCTGGTACGACGACGAGCTGAAGAAGGCCCGTCCCATCGCCGATCTGGTCGCCCAGTTCGAGAACGGTGAGCGCGCGGTTCCCGGCGGCGGCTCGTGGTCCGCGCTGAGCGAGGCCGAGCGCGCCGACGTCCTGGGCGAGTACCGCCTGGCGTACGCCTCCGACGCGCCCGTGAACTGGGCGCCGGGCCTGGGCACCGTCCTGGCCAACGAGGAGGTCACCGCCGACGGCCGCTCCGAGCGCGGCAACTTCCCGGTCTTCAAGGCCAAGCTGCGCCAGTGGAACATGCGCATCACCGCCTACGCGGACCGCCTGATCGACGACCTGGACGGCCTGGACTGGCCCGAGGCGATCAAGCTGCAGCAGCGCAACTGGATCGGCCGCTCCGAAGGCGCCCGGATCGACTTCGGCTTCGACTCCTCCGACGACGTCATCACCGTCTTCTCCACCCGCCAGGACACCCTGTTCGGCGCCACCTACATGGTGCTGGCCCCCGAGCACGACCTGGTGGAGAAGATCACTCCCGCCGCCTGGCCGGAGGGCACCCACGACGTGTGGACGGGCGGCCACGCGACGCCCGCCGAGGCCGTCGCCGCCTACCGCAAGCAGGCCGCCTCCAAGTCGGACGTCGAGCGCCAGGCCGAGGCCAAGGACAAGACCGGCGTCTTCACGGGCGCGTACGCGACGAACCCGGTCAGCGGCGAGCAGGTCCCGGTCTTCATCGCCGACTACGTCCTGATGGGCTACGGCACCGGCGCGATCATGGCCGTCCCGGCGCACGACGCCCGCGACTTCGCGTTCGCGCGCGCCTTCGAGCTGCCCATGCGGTGCGTGGTCCAGCCGTCGGACGACCGCGGCACCGACACGACGACGTGGGACGACGCCTTCGTCGCGTACGAGGCGAAGCTGGTCAACTCCTCGAACGACGAGGTCGCGCTGGACGGCCTGGGCGTCGCCGACGCCAAGGCCCGGATGACCGAGTGGCTGGCCCGCAAGGGCATCGGCCACGGCACGGTCAACTTCCGGCTGCGCGACTGGCTGTTCAGCCGCCAGCGCTACTGGGGCGAGCCCTTCCCGATCGTCTACGACGAGGACGGCATCGCCCACCCGCTGCCCGAGTCGATGCTGCCGCTGGAGCTGCCGGAGGTCGACGACTACACCCCGCGCACCTTCGACCCGGACGACGCCGACACCGAGCCCGAGACGCCGCTGTCGCGCAACCAGGACTGGGTCAACGTCACCCTGGACCTGGGCGACGGCCGCGGCCCGCGCCCGTTCCGCCGCGAGACCAACACCATGCCCAACTGGGCCGGGTCCTGCTGGTACGAGCTGCGCTACCTGGACCCGCACAACGGCGAGCGGCTGGTCGACCCGGCCGTCGAGCAGTACTGGATGGGCCCGCGCGAGGGGCAGCCCACCGGCGGTGTCGACCTGTACGTGGGCGGCGCCGAGCACGCCGTGCTGCACCTGCTGTACGCGCGTTTCTGGTCGAAGGTGCTGTTCGACCTGGGTCACATCTCGTCGGCCGAGCCGTTCCACAAGCTGTACAACCAGGGCATGATCCAGGCTTTCGTCTACCGGGACGCGCGCGGGATCGCCGTGCCCGCCGCCGAGGTGGAGGAGCGCGACGGCGCGTACTACTACCAGGGCGAGAAGGTCTCCCGCCTGCTGGGCAAGATGGGCAAGTCCCTGAAGAACGCCGTCACGCCGGACGAGATCTGCGAGGAGTACGGCGCGGACACCCTGCGCCTGTACGAGATGGCGATGGGCCCGCTGGACGTGTCGCGGCCGTGGGACACGCGCGCGGTGGTCGGCCAGTTCCGGCTGCTGCAGCGCCTGTGGCGCAACATCGTCGACGAGACGACCGGTGAGGTCACCGTCGTCGACGCCGCCGAGGCGGACATCGACGAGGCCACGCTGCGCGCCCTGCACAAGGCGATCGACGGGGTCCGCGGCGACCTGGAGGGGATGCGGTTCAACACCGCCATCGCCAAGGTCACCGAGCTGAACAACCACCTTGTCAAGTCGTACGCGGGCGGCGCGCTGCCGCGCTCGGTCGCCGAGCGCCTGGTGCTGCTGGTCGCGCCGCTGGCCCCGCACGTCGCCGAGGAGCTGTGGCGCAAGCTGGGCCACACCGACTCGGTCGTCCACCAGGACTTCCCCGTCGCCGACCCGGCCTTCGTGGTCGACGAGTCGGTGACCTGCGTCGTCCAGATCAAGGGCAAGGTCAAGGCCCGCCTGGAGGTCTCCCCGTCGATCTCCGACGCGGAGCTGGAGAAGATCGCCCTGGCCGACGAGAAGGTCGTCGCCGCGCTGGACGGCGCCGGGATCCGCAAGGTGATCGTCCGGGCGCCGAAGCTGGTGAACATCGTGCCCGCGTAA
- the rpsT gene encoding 30S ribosomal protein S20 — translation MANIKSQIKRNKTNEKARLRNKAVKSSLKTAIRKAREAAAAGDTAKATEYQRAAARQLDKAVAKGVIHKNQAANKKSALASKVASLQG, via the coding sequence GTGGCGAACATCAAGTCCCAGATCAAGCGGAACAAGACCAACGAGAAGGCCCGGCTGCGCAACAAGGCCGTCAAGTCCTCTCTGAAGACCGCGATCCGCAAGGCCCGCGAGGCCGCTGCCGCGGGTGACACCGCGAAGGCCACCGAGTACCAGCGCGCTGCCGCGCGTCAGCTCGACAAGGCCGTCGCCAAGGGCGTCATCCACAAGAACCAGGCCGCCAACAAGAAGTCGGCGCTTGCTTCGAAGGTCGCTTCCCTCCAGGGCTGA
- a CDS encoding ComEC/Rec2 family competence protein: MTGTGTAEDRQEGPADLRLVPPALAAWATTALLLTAPGRCAAAVATVCALAGAGLLIAGRPRGAPRKQRAHPASSPGNRDARAWRSPSAALLLLCTAAAAASAGLHGADLRRGPVPELAARYARVDAEVEITSDPRLTRPRISGDHAAPAAVLVEAEMVRLTAPDGTAYRTRTPVLVIADAPRAAPGDPSAGPRGSPWLSRLPTTRLRVTGALAPPLTGGDRTAAVLRVGSGERPRVVGAPSGPQRLAGDLRAGLRRATDGLPADARALLPGLVVGDTARVTPELHAAFEATDLLHLTAVSGANFTILLALLIGPPGTAHLVERRGLAPRIGLSLRTTALLGGGLTLGFVVVCRPEPSVLRAASCGLIALLAVATGRRRSLLPALATAVLLLVLYDPWLARSYGFLLSVLATGALLTLAPRWSAALRGRRVPGRLAEALGAAAAAQAVCAPVVAVLAARVSLVAVPCNLLAEFAVAPATVLGFAALAAAPVAMPVATFCAWCASWPASLIARIARTGAAMPGSGVDWPGGWRGGMLLAVGTAVLVVVGRRALKSAWICGACALLLLLFVVQPAPLTRVITGWPPPGWRLVMCDVGQGDALVLAAGAGAGVVVDAGPDPVRVDRCLRSLGITRIPLVLLTHFHADHVAGLPGVLRGRSVGAIETTGFAEPADQAAFVRRLAAAHGLAMIRAVAGERRSSGPLDWQVLWPPPRPAPDPDGPNDASVTLLLRTGGLTLLLLGDLEPAAQRALLRSGAGAGLSRVDVLKVAHHGSAYQDPELLRRVAPRLALISVGADNPYGHPAPRTLAALRAQGVAVLRTDRDGAVAVLSGGRGARGGVGLEVARSGP; encoded by the coding sequence ATGACCGGCACCGGCACGGCCGAAGACCGCCAGGAGGGCCCCGCCGACCTGAGGCTGGTCCCGCCCGCACTGGCGGCCTGGGCGACGACGGCGCTGCTGCTCACGGCCCCGGGGCGGTGTGCGGCAGCAGTGGCCACGGTGTGCGCGCTCGCCGGTGCGGGGCTCCTGATCGCGGGCCGCCCCCGAGGAGCCCCGCGGAAGCAGCGGGCGCACCCGGCCTCGAGCCCCGGAAACCGCGACGCCCGCGCCTGGCGGAGCCCCTCCGCCGCGCTGCTTCTCCTCTGCACCGCGGCGGCAGCCGCCTCGGCGGGCCTGCACGGAGCCGACCTGCGCCGGGGCCCGGTGCCCGAGCTCGCGGCCCGGTACGCCCGGGTCGACGCCGAGGTGGAGATCACCTCCGACCCCCGGCTCACCCGGCCTCGGATCAGCGGGGACCACGCGGCGCCCGCCGCCGTGCTCGTCGAGGCGGAGATGGTGCGGCTGACGGCACCCGACGGCACGGCGTACCGGACCCGGACCCCCGTCCTGGTCATCGCGGACGCGCCCAGGGCGGCGCCGGGCGACCCGAGCGCCGGGCCGCGCGGCAGCCCCTGGCTGTCCCGGCTGCCGACCACCCGGCTGCGGGTCACGGGCGCGCTCGCGCCACCCCTGACCGGCGGCGACCGGACCGCGGCGGTGCTGCGCGTCGGGTCCGGCGAGCGACCGCGCGTGGTGGGTGCGCCGAGCGGGCCGCAGCGGCTGGCCGGCGACCTGCGCGCGGGACTGCGGCGGGCGACGGACGGGCTGCCCGCCGACGCGCGGGCCCTCCTGCCCGGTCTCGTCGTCGGGGACACGGCACGGGTCACGCCGGAACTGCACGCCGCGTTCGAAGCGACCGACCTGCTCCACCTGACCGCCGTCAGCGGCGCGAACTTCACGATCCTGCTGGCCCTGCTGATCGGGCCGCCCGGCACCGCGCACCTCGTCGAGAGACGCGGACTCGCGCCCCGGATCGGCCTGTCGCTCCGGACGACCGCGCTGCTCGGCGGTGGGCTGACGCTCGGGTTCGTCGTGGTGTGCAGACCGGAGCCGAGCGTGCTGCGGGCGGCGTCGTGCGGGCTGATCGCCCTGCTCGCCGTCGCCACCGGACGCCGCAGGTCCCTGCTCCCGGCCCTGGCCACGGCCGTGCTGCTGCTCGTCCTGTACGACCCCTGGCTGGCCCGGAGTTACGGATTCCTGCTGTCGGTGCTCGCCACCGGTGCGCTGCTCACCCTCGCCCCGCGCTGGAGCGCGGCGCTGCGCGGGCGCCGGGTGCCCGGGCGGCTCGCCGAGGCGCTCGGCGCGGCGGCCGCCGCCCAGGCCGTGTGCGCGCCCGTCGTCGCCGTCCTCGCGGCGCGGGTGAGCCTGGTGGCGGTGCCGTGCAATCTGCTCGCGGAGTTCGCCGTGGCGCCCGCGACCGTGCTGGGGTTCGCGGCGCTCGCGGCGGCGCCGGTCGCGATGCCGGTGGCGACGTTCTGCGCGTGGTGCGCGAGTTGGCCCGCGAGCCTGATCGCGCGGATCGCGCGGACGGGGGCCGCGATGCCGGGCAGTGGTGTGGACTGGCCGGGCGGCTGGCGCGGGGGCATGCTGCTCGCGGTCGGCACGGCGGTGCTGGTCGTGGTGGGGCGCAGAGCGCTCAAGTCCGCCTGGATCTGCGGGGCCTGTGCGCTGCTGCTCCTGCTGTTCGTGGTGCAGCCGGCGCCCCTGACGCGGGTGATCACCGGCTGGCCGCCGCCGGGCTGGCGGCTGGTGATGTGCGACGTCGGGCAGGGGGATGCGCTGGTGCTCGCCGCCGGGGCGGGGGCCGGGGTCGTGGTGGACGCCGGGCCCGATCCGGTGCGGGTCGACCGGTGTCTGCGCTCGCTGGGCATCACCCGGATCCCGCTGGTGCTGCTCACCCACTTCCACGCGGACCATGTGGCGGGCCTGCCGGGGGTGTTGCGGGGACGGTCGGTCGGGGCGATCGAGACGACGGGCTTCGCGGAGCCCGCGGACCAGGCCGCCTTCGTCCGGCGGCTCGCGGCGGCGCACGGACTCGCCATGATCCGGGCGGTGGCGGGGGAGCGGCGCAGCAGCGGTCCCCTCGACTGGCAGGTGCTGTGGCCCCCGCCGCGCCCCGCGCCCGACCCGGACGGGCCGAACGACGCGAGCGTCACGCTGCTGCTGCGCACCGGCGGCCTGACCCTGCTGCTGCTCGGCGACCTCGAACCGGCCGCGCAGCGCGCCCTGCTGAGAAGCGGCGCGGGCGCCGGGCTGTCCCGGGTGGACGTGCTGAAGGTCGCCCACCACGGTTCGGCCTACCAGGACCCGGAGTTGCTCCGGCGGGTCGCGCCCCGGCTGGCGCTGATCAGCGTTGGGGCCGACAACCCGTACGGGCATCCGGCTCCGCGGACCCTCGCGGCGCTGCGGGCGCAGGGGGTCGCGGTGCTGCGGACGGACCGGGACGGAGCGGTCGCCGTCCTGAGCGGTGGGCGGGGCGCGCGGGGCGGCGTGGGACTGGAGGTGGCGCGGAGCGGACCCTGA
- a CDS encoding YceI family protein, translating into MFGRRLGNRTNRAQRANPMAAVTVPPSAGVLSCRVLDPVNEPVRGAEFAVSDAMGRKVVSGGTDPFGSFMAAVPAGDYRLAVSAEGFAPYRASATVVESAHASLGDVTLQVAPRPQLPEPGEWEIEPTHSSIAFTARHIGLARVHGRFNTFAGALRVADRIEQSAMHVVIDASSIDTNVKMRDDHLRSADFLDVDRFPTLEFYSDRFVHKGGTRWGITGALSLHGVTRTVTLDAEYLGLGNGMEGETRAACRATTELHRDDFTVSWQTMLARGIAVVGSSVRIELDVQIVPKD; encoded by the coding sequence ATGTTCGGCCGCAGGCTGGGAAACCGTACGAACCGGGCTCAACGGGCAAATCCCATGGCGGCGGTGACGGTCCCGCCCAGCGCGGGCGTCCTGAGCTGTCGGGTTCTCGACCCGGTCAACGAGCCGGTGCGGGGCGCCGAGTTCGCGGTCAGCGACGCGATGGGGCGCAAGGTGGTGAGCGGCGGGACCGACCCGTTCGGCTCGTTCATGGCGGCCGTGCCCGCCGGGGACTACCGCCTCGCGGTCTCGGCCGAGGGGTTCGCGCCCTACCGGGCCAGCGCCACCGTCGTCGAGAGCGCGCACGCCTCGCTCGGCGACGTCACGCTCCAGGTCGCGCCGCGGCCCCAGCTGCCCGAGCCCGGCGAGTGGGAGATCGAGCCGACGCACTCCTCGATCGCCTTCACCGCGCGGCACATCGGGCTCGCCCGGGTCCACGGCCGGTTCAACACCTTCGCCGGCGCGCTGCGGGTAGCCGACCGCATCGAGCAGTCCGCGATGCACGTCGTCATCGACGCGTCGTCCATCGACACGAACGTGAAGATGCGCGACGACCACCTCAGGTCCGCCGACTTCCTCGACGTCGACCGCTTCCCGACCCTGGAGTTCTACAGCGACCGCTTCGTGCACAAGGGCGGCACCCGCTGGGGCATCACCGGGGCGCTCTCGCTGCACGGTGTGACCCGCACGGTCACGCTCGACGCCGAGTACCTGGGACTCGGCAACGGCATGGAGGGCGAGACCCGCGCCGCCTGCCGGGCCACCACCGAACTGCACCGCGACGACTTCACCGTCAGCTGGCAGACCATGCTGGCGCGCGGCATCGCCGTCGTCGGCTCCAGCGTCCGCATCGAGCTCGACGTGCAGATCGTGCCCAAGGACTGA
- the holA gene encoding DNA polymerase III subunit delta: MARKTAHDDPLAPFTVAVGQEDLLLDRAVQQVVAAARAADADTDVRDLTPDQLQPGTLAELTSPSLFAERKVVVVRNAQDLSADTVKDVKAYLGAPAEEITLVLLHAGGAKGKGLLDAARKAGAREVACPKMTKPADRLSFVRSEFRTLGRSATPEACQALVDSLGSDLRELASAVSQLVADIEGTIDEAVVARYYTGRAEASSFTVADRAVEGRAAEALEALRWSLATGVAPVLITSALAQGVRAIGKLSSARGGRPADLARELGMPPWKIDRVRQQMRGWTPDGVAVALRAVAEADAGVKGGGDDPEYALEKAVVAVAGAARARGR, translated from the coding sequence ATGGCCAGGAAGACTGCACACGACGATCCCCTCGCCCCGTTCACCGTCGCGGTGGGCCAGGAGGACCTGCTGCTCGACCGCGCGGTGCAGCAGGTGGTGGCCGCTGCCCGGGCCGCCGACGCCGACACCGATGTCCGTGATCTCACCCCGGACCAGTTGCAGCCGGGGACGCTCGCGGAGCTGACGAGCCCGTCGCTGTTCGCCGAGCGCAAGGTCGTCGTCGTACGCAATGCGCAGGACCTGTCGGCGGACACCGTCAAGGACGTGAAGGCGTATCTCGGCGCGCCCGCCGAGGAGATCACGCTCGTCCTGCTGCACGCCGGTGGAGCCAAGGGCAAGGGGCTGCTCGACGCGGCGCGCAAGGCGGGGGCGCGGGAAGTCGCCTGCCCGAAGATGACCAAGCCCGCGGACCGGCTGTCGTTCGTGCGCTCGGAGTTCCGCACGCTCGGCCGGTCGGCCACGCCCGAGGCGTGCCAGGCCCTCGTCGACTCCCTCGGCAGCGATCTGCGGGAGCTGGCGTCCGCCGTCTCGCAGCTCGTCGCCGACATCGAGGGGACCATCGACGAGGCCGTCGTCGCGCGGTACTACACCGGGCGGGCCGAGGCGTCCAGCTTCACCGTGGCCGACCGGGCCGTGGAGGGGCGGGCCGCGGAGGCGCTGGAGGCGTTGCGGTGGTCGCTGGCCACCGGGGTCGCGCCGGTCCTGATCACCAGTGCGCTGGCGCAGGGGGTGCGGGCCATCGGGAAGCTGTCCTCCGCGCGCGGCGGGCGGCCCGCCGATCTGGCCCGTGAGCTGGGGATGCCGCCGTGGAAGATCGACCGGGTGCGGCAGCAGATGCGGGGGTGGACTCCGGACGGGGTCGCCGTCGCGCTGCGTGCTGTCGCCGAGGCGGATGCCGGGGTCAAGGGCGGCGGGGACGATCCCGAGTACGCCCTGGAGAAGGCCGTTGTCGCTGTTGCCGGGGCCGCGCGGGCCCGAGGGCGTTAG
- a CDS encoding ComEA family DNA-binding protein, whose product MAPVHDVGPAPDRAPASPEAVDGGPVSWREQVGAAVRDRLPLWVQARCGVERRGALAVVVVLCVAAIFAVQHFWAGRTQPVRAPEAVRAAAPAAADPVPSPSPGPEPGPAPQSSPTGGAGIVVDVAGKVRRPGIQRLPAGARVADALRAAGGVRPGADTAGLNRARLLTDGEQVLVGEPAAPGAVPPGGGGGPGGSSAATAPPAGPIGLNTASVEQLDTLPGVGPVLAQHILDYRTEHGGFRSVDELREVNGIGDRRFEDLRNLVRP is encoded by the coding sequence ATGGCGCCCGTGCATGACGTGGGTCCCGCGCCGGACAGGGCGCCTGCGTCCCCCGAGGCCGTGGATGGCGGTCCTGTGTCCTGGCGGGAGCAGGTCGGGGCGGCTGTGCGGGATCGGTTGCCGTTGTGGGTGCAGGCCCGCTGTGGTGTCGAGCGGCGTGGTGCGCTGGCCGTGGTCGTGGTGCTCTGCGTCGCGGCGATCTTCGCCGTTCAGCACTTCTGGGCCGGACGGACGCAGCCCGTGCGGGCCCCGGAGGCGGTGCGGGCGGCGGCTCCGGCGGCTGCCGACCCCGTTCCGTCGCCCTCGCCCGGGCCGGAGCCGGGCCCGGCGCCCCAGTCCTCGCCGACGGGCGGCGCGGGGATCGTCGTGGACGTCGCCGGGAAGGTGCGCCGCCCCGGCATCCAGCGGCTGCCCGCCGGGGCCCGGGTCGCGGACGCGCTGCGGGCCGCCGGTGGGGTCCGCCCCGGCGCGGACACGGCGGGGCTCAACCGGGCGCGGCTACTGACCGACGGCGAGCAGGTACTGGTGGGAGAGCCGGCGGCGCCCGGCGCGGTCCCGCCGGGCGGTGGCGGCGGCCCCGGCGGAAGCTCGGCGGCCACGGCGCCGCCCGCCGGGCCGATCGGCCTCAACACCGCGAGTGTGGAACAGCTCGACACCCTCCCCGGCGTCGGCCCGGTGCTGGCCCAGCACATCCTCGACTACCGCACCGAGCACGGCGGCTTCCGCTCGGTGGACGAACTCCGCGAAGTCAACGGCATCGGGGACCGCCGCTTCGAGGACCTGCGGAATCTGGTCCGGCCATGA
- a CDS encoding DegV family protein, which yields MSRHVAIVTDSTAYLPQRTMERHGITAVPLTVVLGDRALEEGTEISARSLAEALQKRRPVTTSRPSPELFAETYRRVAESGATDIISLHLSSEFSGTYDAAVLAAREAPVPVRVVDTGMVAMALGFCALAAAETADAGGTVDEAVTAAEKRAAGTSAYFYVDTLDYLRRGGRIGAAQALFGSALAVKPLLQLDGGRIEFLEKVRTASKAIARLQEIVAERAGTGQVDIAVHHLAAPERAEALAEWLRERVPGLGELHVSEVGAVIGAHTGPGLLGAVVSPRT from the coding sequence ATGTCCCGCCATGTCGCGATCGTCACCGATTCAACGGCCTACCTGCCGCAGCGGACGATGGAGCGCCACGGCATCACGGCGGTGCCGCTGACCGTGGTCCTGGGCGACCGGGCGCTCGAAGAGGGCACGGAGATCTCCGCCCGCTCGCTCGCCGAGGCGTTGCAGAAGCGCCGGCCGGTGACGACGTCGAGACCCAGCCCCGAGCTGTTCGCCGAGACCTATCGCAGGGTCGCCGAGTCCGGCGCCACCGACATCATCTCGCTGCACCTGTCGTCCGAGTTCTCCGGAACCTACGACGCGGCGGTCCTCGCGGCGCGTGAGGCACCGGTCCCGGTGCGGGTGGTGGACACCGGGATGGTCGCCATGGCGCTCGGCTTCTGCGCGCTCGCGGCGGCGGAGACGGCGGACGCCGGAGGCACCGTCGACGAGGCGGTGACCGCCGCGGAGAAGCGCGCCGCGGGCACCTCCGCGTACTTCTACGTCGACACCCTGGACTATCTGCGCCGCGGCGGGCGGATCGGGGCCGCGCAGGCTCTCTTCGGCTCGGCGCTCGCGGTCAAGCCGCTGTTGCAGCTCGACGGCGGCCGCATCGAGTTCCTGGAGAAGGTCCGTACGGCGTCCAAGGCGATCGCACGGCTCCAGGAGATCGTCGCCGAGCGCGCGGGCACCGGTCAGGTCGACATCGCCGTGCACCACCTGGCGGCACCGGAGCGGGCGGAGGCCCTCGCGGAGTGGCTGCGCGAGCGGGTGCCCGGCCTCGGTGAGCTGCACGTCAGCGAGGTGGGAGCGGTGATCGGGGCGCACACGGGGCCGGGGCTGCTCGGCGCGGTGGTCTCGCCCCGGACGTAA